Within the Bradyrhizobium cosmicum genome, the region CGTCGTGAGATAGACCGCGATGAAGGGGCCGAAGCCGGTCTGCACGTCGGCGAGGAAGAAGATGAACCAGTCGAGACCGCGCAGGCTCTGGCGCGACGGGGCCGGAATACCCGCGGACGATGGCGCGGCTGAATTGTCCTGTTCAACACGCCTCTCGCGATCTGCATGGTTCGGCTTTCTCGACAACATCACCGGCGGCCATCCCTCCCCGCGCCTCACTGAACAGCTTGCAGCGGCTGCAGGCTCCCGGACGCCCCGAGCACGACCATCGGCGTGTCTTCCTTGTATTCCGGCGCGGCCGCGACCTGCGCCTTGGTCAGTTCCAGCGTGATGCTGTCCTTCTTGTTGACAATCTTGCCGAACCGCATCGCGTTCCAGTCCACCACGATCTTGCGGCTGCCGACGCCGAGGAAGCCGCCGAAATCGATCACGGCGGCGCGCACGTGGCCGCTCCGGTCGACGATGACGTCGACGATCCGGCCCATGTCCTCGTTCGCCGCGCTGAGCACGTCACGGCCGAGCACGCCATGCGCATCGGCGGCGCCGATGATCGTCACCGACGGCGGCGGGGCGGCGTCCTTCGGCGTGACCGGAACCGTCGAGGCCGGCGGCGCTGCCGTCGCCGGCGCATTCACTTCGCTCGAGGCCGCGGGCGGCTCCTCGGCGGCACGCGACATCGCGACCGTCAATCCCGCGACGATCGCGACGCTCAGGGACAACCATCCGGCGCTACGCATGAACCCTCCCCGCCGGCACAGCTAGCGCGCCAGCACGATCGACACCTGGATCTGGCCGCGCGTGCGCAAGACCTCCAGCGCCACGTCGTCGCCGTGGCGGCTGACGCGCAGATCCACGCTGGACTCGCCGAGGCGCAGATCGCGCAAGATCACCTCGTTCAGGAATGGCGGCAGATGCGGATTGCGCAACCGGATCTCGCCGCGGCCGACGTCGAACTCGATGCCAAGCGCCGCCTCCAGCAGCGTGAACGGCGTCGCGCTGGCCCAGGCCTGCGGCGCGCAGGCGACCGGATAGAGCGTCGGGCCGCGTCGCTTCTCGCGCCGGAAGCC harbors:
- a CDS encoding PRC-barrel domain-containing protein — its product is MRSAGWLSLSVAIVAGLTVAMSRAAEEPPAASSEVNAPATAAPPASTVPVTPKDAAPPPSVTIIGAADAHGVLGRDVLSAANEDMGRIVDVIVDRSGHVRAAVIDFGGFLGVGSRKIVVDWNAMRFGKIVNKKDSITLELTKAQVAAAPEYKEDTPMVVLGASGSLQPLQAVQ